A region of Moorena producens PAL-8-15-08-1 DNA encodes the following proteins:
- the lysS gene encoding lysine--tRNA ligase, whose translation MSDQSRPEPQSTSTLEEIRTTRLEKVEQLKAEGLIPYAYNWESTAQAAELQQNYADLGNGEEVDVEVAVAGRIIARRVFGKLAFFNIQDETGTIQLYLDKKRITAKMADLPNAFNILKKLTDTGDIIGAKGTVKRTEKGELSIYVKEYDILTKSLLPLPDKWHGLTDTEKRYRQRYVDLIVNPDVRETFRRRAKITASIRHYLNQQDFIEIETPVLQSEAGGADARPFITYHNTLQMDLYLRIATELHLKRLIVGGFEKVYELGRVFRNEGISTRHNPEFTMIEIYQAYADYNQMMVLTENLISNAAQEVLGTLTINYQGEVIDLTPPWRKVTMHELVKDQTGLDFDKFTNIEQAKAAAKDAGVEVPNDCYSIGKLLNEAFEQKVEETLIQPTFVLDYPVEISPLTKPHRSKSGLVERFELFIVGRETANSYSELTDPIDQRQRLEAQAAKKAAGDLEAQDVDEDFLAALEYGMPPTGGLGIGIDRLVMLLTNSASIRDVIAFPLLKSTSAVIKSFDYDVEKKILRVQFNNGSIYKYRDVPEEIYKGLKDNPSIGQYFNTHIREKYGFDREI comes from the coding sequence ATGTCAGACCAATCTCGTCCAGAACCACAAAGCACTTCAACTCTAGAAGAAATTCGCACCACACGGCTTGAAAAAGTTGAACAACTGAAAGCAGAAGGATTAATTCCCTATGCCTATAATTGGGAATCTACAGCTCAGGCTGCCGAATTGCAGCAAAACTATGCTGACCTAGGCAATGGCGAAGAAGTAGATGTGGAAGTGGCTGTTGCTGGTCGGATTATAGCTCGTCGTGTTTTTGGTAAATTAGCTTTCTTCAACATTCAGGATGAGACTGGTACAATTCAGCTTTACCTGGATAAAAAGAGAATTACTGCTAAAATGGCCGACCTTCCCAATGCTTTCAATATTCTCAAAAAACTCACGGATACTGGAGATATTATTGGAGCAAAGGGAACCGTCAAGCGCACGGAAAAAGGGGAACTTTCGATCTATGTCAAGGAGTATGATATCCTGACTAAATCTCTGTTACCTTTACCAGATAAATGGCATGGTTTGACGGATACAGAAAAGCGCTATCGTCAACGTTATGTTGACCTAATTGTTAATCCTGATGTCCGGGAAACCTTTCGTCGTCGTGCCAAAATAACTGCTTCTATTCGGCACTATTTAAACCAACAGGATTTTATTGAAATTGAAACTCCGGTACTTCAAAGTGAGGCTGGTGGTGCAGATGCCCGTCCTTTTATCACCTACCACAACACCTTACAAATGGACTTGTATCTGCGTATTGCTACCGAGTTGCATCTGAAGCGACTAATTGTTGGTGGTTTTGAAAAGGTATATGAGTTAGGGCGTGTCTTCCGCAATGAAGGAATTTCCACTCGTCACAATCCAGAATTCACCATGATTGAAATCTATCAGGCTTATGCCGATTATAATCAGATGATGGTGTTGACGGAGAATCTGATCAGTAATGCTGCTCAGGAAGTGTTAGGTACACTAACCATTAACTACCAAGGTGAAGTAATTGATCTAACTCCCCCTTGGCGTAAAGTAACGATGCACGAGTTAGTCAAAGACCAAACTGGTTTAGATTTTGATAAGTTTACCAACATTGAGCAGGCAAAAGCAGCAGCGAAAGATGCTGGTGTGGAGGTTCCCAATGATTGCTATTCTATTGGCAAATTGCTCAATGAAGCCTTTGAGCAGAAGGTGGAAGAAACGTTAATTCAACCGACTTTTGTTCTGGATTATCCTGTGGAAATCTCTCCCCTCACTAAACCCCATCGCTCAAAATCAGGTTTAGTAGAACGGTTTGAATTGTTTATAGTGGGAAGAGAAACAGCAAACAGTTATTCTGAGTTAACTGATCCTATAGATCAACGGCAACGACTAGAAGCACAAGCAGCCAAGAAAGCAGCAGGAGATTTGGAAGCTCAAGATGTTGATGAAGACTTTCTCGCTGCCCTGGAGTACGGTATGCCTCCCACTGGTGGTTTAGGTATTGGTATTGACCGTTTAGTAATGCTACTCACTAATTCAGCTAGTATTCGGGATGTGATTGCTTTCCCATTGCTGAAAAGTACCAGCGCTGTGATTAAATCCTTCGACTACGATGTAGAAAAAAAAATTCTTCGGGTTCAATTTAATAATGGTAGTATCTACAAGTATCGGGATGTACCAGAGGAGATCTACAAGGGTTTGAAAGATAATCCTTCTATCGGTCAGTATTTTAATACCCATATCCGCGAAAAATATGGCTTCGACCGAGAAATTTAG
- a CDS encoding four-carbon acid sugar kinase family protein yields the protein MSKKPKIIVLDDDPTGSQTVHSCLLLMHWDVDTLRLGLRDDSPIFFILTNTRALNPEQAATVTREVCHNLKMAIDAEGITDFMVVSRSDSTLRGHYPVETDVIAQEVGPFDAHFLVPAFFEGGRVTVDSVHYLIIDGNRTPVHETEFARDSVFGYRHSYLPDYVEEKTKGQIKANAVEPFLLADIRNGSLERLLKLSNNQCGVVDGETQGDLDQFAADVLKAAGQGKRFLFRSAASILTSLASLGPQPVAPIDMAQYVRQGKPGVVIVGSHVKKTTQQLEQLLGASGIGAIEVNVANLLDESQQQRAKLLASILERVQEIHSGGKTPVVYTSRQELVFEDVQKRLAFGAVVSGLLMDIVRGLPKDIGFLISKGGITSNDVLSTGLALRSARLLGQILPGCSMVLTSADHPQFPNLPVVLFPGNVGDVNGLVTVYRRLSAE from the coding sequence ATGAGCAAAAAACCAAAAATTATTGTCCTCGATGATGACCCGACTGGCTCCCAGACTGTTCACAGCTGCTTGTTGCTGATGCACTGGGATGTGGATACATTGCGGCTGGGACTAAGGGATGACTCCCCAATCTTTTTTATTCTTACTAATACCAGAGCTCTTAACCCAGAGCAAGCAGCAACTGTGACTCGGGAAGTTTGCCATAACCTGAAAATGGCCATAGATGCTGAAGGAATTACAGATTTTATGGTAGTCAGTCGCTCTGACTCCACCTTGCGGGGGCATTATCCGGTCGAAACTGATGTAATCGCCCAGGAAGTCGGACCATTTGATGCCCATTTCTTAGTCCCCGCATTCTTTGAGGGAGGACGAGTAACTGTCGATAGTGTGCATTACCTAATCATTGATGGTAATAGAACACCAGTGCATGAAACGGAGTTTGCCCGTGACTCGGTATTTGGATATCGCCATAGTTATTTACCCGATTATGTCGAAGAAAAGACCAAAGGTCAGATCAAGGCTAATGCGGTCGAGCCGTTTTTACTAGCAGATATTCGTAACGGTAGCTTGGAGCGTCTTCTCAAACTTTCCAATAACCAGTGTGGCGTTGTGGATGGGGAAACCCAAGGGGATTTAGATCAATTTGCGGCAGATGTCTTAAAGGCTGCTGGCCAAGGGAAACGCTTTCTGTTTCGCTCTGCTGCTAGTATTTTAACCTCCCTTGCTAGTCTTGGCCCCCAACCCGTGGCTCCTATAGATATGGCTCAGTATGTCCGACAGGGGAAACCAGGAGTTGTGATTGTGGGTTCCCATGTTAAAAAGACTACCCAGCAGCTGGAGCAGCTATTGGGAGCATCTGGGATTGGGGCGATTGAGGTAAATGTTGCCAATTTACTAGATGAATCCCAACAGCAGCGAGCCAAACTTTTGGCAAGTATTCTCGAGCGGGTTCAGGAAATTCACAGTGGTGGTAAAACACCGGTGGTTTATACCTCTCGCCAGGAATTGGTTTTTGAGGATGTCCAGAAACGGCTGGCCTTTGGAGCAGTAGTTTCAGGCTTATTGATGGATATCGTGAGGGGATTACCTAAAGATATTGGGTTTTTAATCAGTAAAGGGGGTATTACCTCTAATGATGTCTTAAGTACTGGTCTGGCTTTGAGGTCAGCACGACTACTGGGTCAGATCCTGCCTGGATGCTCAATGGTACTAACCTCTGCTGACCATCCCCAGTTTCCTAATTTACCTGTAGTGCTATTTCCTGGCAATGTGGGAGATGTGAATGGCTTGGTCACGGTTTACCGTCGATTGAGTGCAGAGTAA
- the minC gene encoding septum site-determining protein MinC, whose protein sequence is MTSDSAQPSPVSTVSDDRNSVVNCQGQVRLKSEGKRLLLILPPATKNPSTANWSDLWEQFKHRLNGGERFWQPESSVDLMAGDQLLDGMKLQAIADALGAVQLRLKRVYTTRRQTAVAAAAAGYSVEQETPKYSLNQKIDQPTELLAEPLYLQMTVRSGIEIRHPGTIVIIGDLNPGGALIAAGDIFVWGHLRGIAHAGANGNRKCRIMALKMEPTQLRIADAVARAPETPPLQYYPEVAYVTSLGIRIARAADVAKTHLSLNS, encoded by the coding sequence ATGACTTCTGATTCTGCCCAACCATCACCAGTTTCAACGGTTTCCGACGACCGCAACTCGGTAGTTAACTGCCAAGGGCAAGTTCGCTTAAAAAGTGAGGGGAAACGGCTGTTGTTGATCTTGCCACCAGCCACTAAAAACCCTAGTACTGCCAATTGGTCGGATCTATGGGAACAATTCAAGCATCGCCTCAATGGTGGAGAGCGCTTTTGGCAGCCTGAATCCAGTGTGGATCTGATGGCTGGGGATCAATTGCTGGATGGGATGAAGCTACAAGCGATCGCTGATGCCCTTGGGGCAGTCCAGTTAAGGCTAAAGCGAGTTTACACCACGCGCCGACAAACCGCTGTGGCTGCTGCAGCTGCTGGGTACTCAGTAGAACAAGAAACTCCTAAGTACTCTTTGAATCAAAAGATTGATCAACCTACTGAATTACTCGCAGAACCTCTGTACTTACAAATGACCGTGCGTTCTGGGATAGAGATCCGTCACCCTGGCACTATTGTTATAATAGGAGACTTGAACCCTGGTGGTGCATTGATCGCAGCTGGGGATATATTTGTTTGGGGGCATCTACGAGGCATTGCCCACGCCGGTGCGAATGGTAATCGAAAATGTCGGATTATGGCATTAAAAATGGAACCCACCCAGTTGCGGATTGCTGATGCTGTAGCTAGGGCACCGGAGACACCGCCACTTCAGTACTATCCTGAAGTAGCTTACGTGACTTCCCTTGGAATTCGTATTGCTAGAGCTGCTGATGTTGCTAAAACCCACTTGTCGTTGAATTCATGA
- the minD gene encoding septum site-determining protein MinD, with translation MSRIIVVTSGKGGVGKTTITANLGLALARLGRRVALVDADFGLRNLDLLLGLENRVVYTAIEVLTGQCRLDQALVKDKRQEGLVLLPAAQSRNKEAVNPNQMKKLLGVLAKNYEYILVDSPAGIESGFKNAVTAATEALIVATPEITSVRDADRVIGLLEAEGIKNTRLIVNRLKATMVKADQMMSVQDVQEILAIPLIGVIPDDERVIVSSNQGEPLILSEKKTLPGIAIENIAARLEGANISFLDLMAEHDNLISRLRRLFQ, from the coding sequence ATGAGTCGAATTATTGTTGTCACCTCTGGCAAAGGAGGGGTGGGTAAAACTACCATTACCGCCAATCTAGGTTTAGCCCTAGCTCGTCTGGGTCGTCGAGTTGCCTTAGTGGATGCAGATTTTGGTTTGAGAAACTTAGACCTGCTGTTGGGACTAGAAAATCGGGTAGTCTACACAGCTATTGAAGTCTTAACAGGTCAGTGCCGCTTAGACCAGGCTTTGGTCAAAGACAAACGGCAGGAAGGACTAGTCCTGTTACCGGCAGCCCAAAGTCGTAACAAAGAAGCCGTTAACCCCAACCAAATGAAAAAGTTGTTGGGGGTGTTAGCCAAGAATTACGAGTACATCTTGGTGGACTCTCCAGCAGGAATCGAAAGTGGGTTTAAAAATGCAGTTACGGCAGCTACTGAAGCCCTAATCGTTGCTACACCAGAGATTACCTCAGTGCGGGATGCTGACCGAGTTATTGGCTTACTGGAAGCGGAAGGAATCAAAAATACCCGCCTAATTGTCAACCGCCTGAAAGCCACAATGGTAAAAGCGGATCAGATGATGTCAGTTCAAGATGTCCAAGAAATTCTTGCTATTCCCCTAATTGGTGTTATCCCCGATGACGAACGGGTGATTGTCTCCAGTAATCAGGGGGAACCCTTGATCTTATCAGAAAAGAAAACCCTGCCTGGAATTGCCATTGAAAACATTGCTGCACGCTTAGAAGGTGCAAATATTTCCTTCCTCGACCTGATGGCAGAACACGACAACCTAATCAGCCGCTTACGCCGCCTGTTCCAATAA